The region GGAGTGAAAATGGAAACAGCTCATCTCAATCTAAAAAGAGCGTATAACGTCTTTGTAAGAGGACAAAACACTAGTTTCTCAGCGACAGAGAGACAGCTCCTGCTTTGGATCCGCCTCCTTGACGGACGGGCAGTGTCCGCTGGAGGCGAGGGCATGTTTCTGGCCGACGATAACGACGCGATATTGACAGAAAGCTCGCCGTCTCACAACGAGTATACGATCGCCAGCCCCGATGGCCAACAGGCTAATGACGACGATAACGTTGAAGATGTGCTATTCCAAACATTGTATCAGCCAGGGCTAGTCTTTTACCAAAAAGTCCAGAGTTTCAGCGGCAGAATATCCAAGATTGATCCCTGGCATAGGTCGAGAGGCACTGTCGAGGACGAGATCGAAGTTGTCAATATCGGGGCAGCAATTGCATCCGGGCTGCGAACCTTGTATAGTCAACGACCGGCTCTCATGGACCTGGCCGTGGCAGGTAAACTTACAGAGCCACATGTTTCTGCTGGCCTAGCAAGCTCGATCACCAGGACGTTTAGAACATATCTGTCCAACTTTTACGCTTGCAGGGTACACCTCCATCGCGTAGCATACAAGACCTTGCCTCTCACGAAAGAAGCTGAAGACGCGCTGTATCAAATTCGGACCTTGGCGCATCAGATAGTCGGCGATTTGGGCTTTGAGGATAACCTCCCTGTTACCATGCTCTGGCCGTTGCTCATGCTTGGTGTGGAAGAGGCCGACGAGAATGAGAGAGCTTGGATTAGGGAACAAATTTTGCGAATGGAAAATGTCGCTGGGAATGCTCGCCTGACGACCAAGGTGTTGGCTGAGGTGCAAGCAAGACAGGACGCAGCGAAGACGCGGATTGACATTCGGTCTGTCATGCAGTCGGTATTCAACTCTTGTTTTGCGATTGTCTAATGGCAAATTTCTATGTAATATTCCGACAAACGGCTTTCAATAAGTCTCTCCATTAACTGAGTTGTTCCATCGCGCGGTCCGATGGGAAGAATACTTAGCCGGTCGGAAGCCACCTTGACCATACTAATAGCCGCAGTCGCCACGATCGGCTATCGCAGCGACACTAGTTACGGAGTTTAATTGCCCGAATTATGCGAGGTGAGTGCCTGTACGATTGATACACTGGCTGTTTACGTCGATAAATTCTCATCGTAATGGCACTCATTCTGCGCATGTAGTTCGTGAGCAGGAAGACTGTTTTGTTGGTAACCATCACGACAACGTTAAACCTTTGCGAACATGGGGGCTGCCATCACTGAACGCAGCGCCAGCTACATGAAGGGCATTCATGTACCCTGCTTAACATGGTTCCTTGATAATGTAACACAAGATATTGATTGGAACCTCCAACGGCGACATATTCAGTTCCTGATACAATCCGGGGTTGATGGGGGTAAGCAAAGCAAATGAACCAAAAAAACCACAAA is a window of Pochonia chlamydosporia 170 chromosome 5, whole genome shotgun sequence DNA encoding:
- a CDS encoding C6 finger domain-containing protein (similar to Cordyceps militaris CM01 XP_006672961.1), whose product is MECVWNTPRRIANMQSAAPLSDQRSRPPQSEASNIWMSSDWGLSQPLFGLLQQFDYDDLMGSANTQDWSQAISDPSRGMLVDSLQASQLESPGQQSADTTSSNDLGTVTELPLPYSRVDDETSHFPNDELMEFFIQSVRPPILEDVEARKKWLIIRHAIVDMARKSPMVKSAISAFSSLLIARKCNNDNLCDQAHYDKASEEVAAFDSATMAEYSPDREHVLVVLFFLCYIDILGVKMETAHLNLKRAYNVFVRGQNTSFSATERQLLLWIRLLDGRAVSAGGEGMFLADDNDAILTESSPSHNEYTIASPDGQQANDDDNVEDVLFQTLYQPGLVFYQKVQSFSGRISKIDPWHRSRGTVEDEIEVVNIGAAIASGLRTLYSQRPALMDLAVAGKLTEPHVSAGLASSITRTFRTYLSNFYACRVHLHRVAYKTLPLTKEAEDALYQIRTLAHQIVGDLGFEDNLPVTMLWPLLMLGVEEADENERAWIREQILRMENVAGNARLTTKVLAEVQARQDAAKTRIDIRSVMQSVFNSCFAIV